The following are from one region of the Salvia hispanica cultivar TCC Black 2014 chromosome 1, UniMelb_Shisp_WGS_1.0, whole genome shotgun sequence genome:
- the LOC125214100 gene encoding exopolygalacturonase-like encodes MDSNSLSQCIVIFFLLSIWSTLHVHCKSNIFTVSQSKAKTDIKQALLDAWKKACAINGGTIRVAKGNYQLSDVEFLGPCNGKTRFQLNGNLIAPAVPTPNLDHWIMFRDMNQLTIHGRGTLDGNGASYWKTTHSTTISSLKLEHVNKVNIRNIHSINSKKFHFNVHNCNSVTIKNIRATAPADSPNTDGIHIRKSNNIRIIGATIATGDDCISIGDGVTNMNITGVNCGPGHGISIGSLGKYHGEEDVRSIRVTNCNFKNTENGLRIKTFGPSPPGLVSDITFEGNVVNNVGNPIIIDQHYCPESNCGGGGGDSSVAINGVKFIDVRGSSGAATGVKVDCSRSHPCKGIELRGVSLTFNGKPTNAVCSSADVKFLGGNQTPSRCS; translated from the exons ATGGATTCAAACTCTTTGTCTCAATGcattgttattttctttcttctatCCATTTGGAGCACTCTTCATGTCCATTGCAAAAGCAACATATTCACAGTTTCTCAATCTAAAGCCAAAACAGACATCAAACAG GCTTTGTTGGATGCATGGAAGAAAGCTTGTGCAATCAATGGAGGCACAATTAGAGTTGCAAAGGGAAATTATCAACTAAGTGATGTTGAATTTCTAGGGCCATGTAATGGCAAAACCAGATTTCAACTAAACGGAAACCTAATCGCTCCCGCGGTTCCTACTCCCAACCTCGATCACTGGATCATGTTTCGCGACATGAATCAACTCACCATCCACGGCAGAGGCACCTTAGACGGAAACGGAGCCTCCTATTGGAAGACCACGCATTCAACCACTATATCA TCACTGAAGCTGGAGCACGTGAACAAAGTCAACATCAGGAACATCCACTCCATCAACAGTAAAAAGTTCCACTTCAACGTCCACAACTGCAACTCTGTGACGATAAAAAACATCCGCGCCACGGCCCCGGCCGACAGCCCCAACACGGACGGCATCCACATCCGAAAATCCAACAACATCAGAATCATCGGTGCAACCATCGCCACGGGAGACGACTGCATCTCCATCGGAGACGGAGTCACCAACATGAACATCACCGGGGTCAACTGCGGCCCGGGCCACGGCATCAGCATCGGGAGCCTCGGGAAGTACCACGGGGAGGAGGATGTACGATCGATCCGGGTCACCAATTGCAACTTCAAAAACACCGAAAACGGGCTCAGGATCAAGACGTTCGGGCCCTCTCCACCGGGGCTTGTCTCCGACATCACATTCGAGGGCAATGTGGTGAATAACGTGGGAAATCCGATCATCATCGATCAGCATTACTGCCCGGAATCGAATTGCGGGGGCGGGGGTGGCGATTCGAGTGTTGCGATAAATGGTGTAAAGTTCATCGACGTTCGAGGTAGCTCGGGTGCAGCAACCGGGGTGAAGGTTGATTGCAGCAGATCGCATCCTTGCAAAGGGATTGAGTTGAGAGGAGTTAGCTTGACCTTTAATGGGAAGCCAACTAATGCAGTTTGCTCTTCAGCTGATGTGAAGTTTCTTGGTGGTAACCAAACTCCTTCACGTTGTTCATGA
- the LOC125214156 gene encoding heat shock cognate 70 kDa protein-like, producing the protein MAGKGEGRAIGIDLGTTYSCVAAWQHNRVEIIVNDQGNRTTPSYVAFTDDERLIGEAAKNQVSNAPSNTVFDAKRLIGREFNDPMVQSDIKLWPFKVIPHTTDNNNLRMLDIPYPTDFV; encoded by the exons ATGGCCGGAAAGGGGGAAGGACGGGCGATCGGGATCGATTTGGGCACGACGTATTCGTGCGTGGCAGCATGGCAACACAACCGCGTCGAGATCATAGTCAATGATCAGGGCAACCGCACCACACCCTCTTACGTCGCTTTCACCGACGACGAGCGTCTCATCGGAGAAGCTGCCAAGAATCAAGTCTCTAATGCTCCATCTAACACTGTTTTTG ATGCAAAGAGGCTGATTGGCCGTGAATTCAATGATCCAATGGTTCAAAGTGACATAAAACTATGGCCATTCAAGGTCATTCCTCACACCACCGACAACAACAA TTTGAGGATGTTGGATATTCCTTATCCAACTGATTTCGTATGA
- the LOC125202100 gene encoding heat shock cognate 70 kDa protein-like → MAGKGEGRAIGIDLGTTYSCVAAWQHNRVEIIVNDQGNRTTPSYVAFTDDELLIGEAAKNQVSNAPLSNTVFDAKRLIGREFNDPMVQSDIKLWPFKVIPHTTDNNKPMIVVTYKGEEKHFSAEEISSMVLSKMKDIAEAYLGSPVKIAVVTVPAYFNDSQRQATKDAGTIAGINVVRIIDEPTAAAMAYGLDKGGNVAKNVLIFDLGGGTFDVSVATIEAGNIEAKAIAGDTHLGGQDFDSRMVDHFVKEFETKNGKDISGNPRAMRRLRSACERAKRMLSSTSQTNIEIESLFEGIDLFSTITRARFNELNMDLFNKCMELVEKCLSDAKMEKSNVDEVVLVGGSSRIPKVQEMLREFFNGKEACKSINPDEAVAYGAAVLAAKSSGEGNENVQNLILSDVTPLSLGLINSRDVMEVYIPRNTPIPTRVERIGTTPRDNLTSLVVMVCEGERSRSLDNNRLGTFLLDGFPAAPRGVAKFKICFDIDKNGILKVSVEHVGSGLKKEITIDKDKGVGCPRIEFARW, encoded by the exons ATGGCCGGAAAGGGGGAAGGACGGGCAATCGGGATCGATTTGGGCACGACGTATTCGTGCGTGGCAGCATGGCAACACAACCGCGTCGAGATCATAGTGAATGATCAGGGAAACCGCACCACACCCTCTTACGTCGCTTTCACCGATGACGAGCTTCTCATCGGAGAAGCTGCCAAGAATCAAGTCTCTAATGCTCCTTTATCTAACACTGTTTTTG ATGCAAAGAGGCTGATTGGCCGTGAATTCAATGATCCAATGGTTCAAAGTGACATAAAACTATGGCCATTCAAGGTCATTCCTCACACCACCGACAACAACAAGCCTATGATAGTAGTGACCTACAAAGGAGAGGAGAAACATTTTTCAGCTGAGGAGATCTCTTCAATGGTGCTCTCCAAGATGAAGGATATCGCCGAGGCTTATCTTGGGTCACCTGTCAAGATTGCTGTCGTGACTGTACCTGCTTATTTCAACGACTCTCAGCGTCAGGCAACCAAGGATGCTGGAACTATTGCTGGCATAAATGTTGTTAGGATCATCGATGAGCCTACTGCTGCAGCCATGGCATACGGTCTAGATAAAGGTGGTAACGTTGCTAAGAATGTGCTGATTTTCGACCTTGGTGGTGGCACGTTTGATGTGTCTGTGGCCACGATTGAGGCGGGTAACATTGAAGCGAAGGCTATAGCTGGAGATACTCATCTCGGGGGGCAAGACTTTGACAGTAGGATGGTTGATCATTTTGTGAAAGAGTTTGAAACGAAGAATGGTAAGGATATTAGTGGGAATCCGAGAGCTATGAGGAGATTGAGGAGTGCTTGTGAAAGAGCCAAGAGGATGCTTTCCTCCACTTCCCAAACTAATATTGAGATTGAGTCTTTGTTCGAGGGGATTGATCTGTTTTCGACCATCACTCGTGCTAGATTTAATGAGCTCAACATGGATTTGTTCAACAAGTGTATGGAACTGGTTGAGAAATGCCTGAGTGATGCAAAGATGGAGAAGAGCAACGTGGACGAGGTGGTGCTGGTGGGCGGGTCGAGTAGGATTCCAAAGGTGCAGGAGATGCTGAGGGAGTTTTTCAACGGGAAGGAGGCGTGCAAGAGCATTAATCCAGACGAAGCCGTGGCGTATGGTGCTGCAGTGCTGGCTGCCAAGTCGAGCGGTGAAGGCAATGAGAATGTGCAAAACCTCATTCTCTCAGATGTTACTCCGCTGTCACTTGGTCTTATAAATTCAAGAGATGTGATGGAAGTTTACATTCCACGGAATACACCAATCCCAACAAGGGTGGAGCGTATTGGCACGACGCCCCGTGACAATCTGACGAGTTTAGTGGTTATGGTGTGCGAGGGCGAAAGAAGCAGGTCCCTCGATAACAATCGGCTAGGTACATTCTTGCTCGACGGCTTTCCAGCTGCGCCCAGAGGTGTTGCTAAGTTCAAAATATGCTTCGACATCGACAAGAACGGGATCTTGAAAGTGTCGGTAGAGCACGTTGGATCCGGGTTGAAAAAGGAGATAACCATCGACAAGGACAAGGGGGTAGGCTGTCCAAGAATCGAATTCGCAAGATGGTGA
- the LOC125201255 gene encoding protein IQ-DOMAIN 19-like translates to MGKTGRWLRNILTGKKEKVKEKEKEQTEHRPQTPTTPKEKRRWSFRRSSATAPPKPVDIHIETEPSPAPASLHKAAAATKIQAVFRAYLARKALNALKGLVKLQALVRGHLVRKQATATLRCMQALVAVQARARAHRLNHTKSTHENLFRHSNQDLGAEENVKIVEMDLGEYKAATRGRNSYSQQETAEEYSLESSPQCYSAVVSKADRARLPFSYPKAESVYNDYPNYMANTQSSRAKVRSHSAPKQRPPEMLLDRRRPSIEGWNVPRAVRMQRSSSHVVAHYPWSVKLDRSAVSLKESECGSSTTLLSNNTNYCRSLVGFEVQGGRF, encoded by the exons ATGGGGAAAACAGGGCGATGGCTAAGAAACATCTTGACCGGGAAGAAAGAAAAggtgaaagagaaagaaaaggagCAAACCGAGCACCGCCCCCAAACTCCCACCACCCCAAAGGAGAAGCGCCGCTGGAGCTTCCGCCGCTCCTCCGCCACAGCCCCTCCCAAGCCCGTAGATATCCACATCGAAACCGAACCCTCGCCCGCCCCGGCCTCCCTTCATAAGGCCGCCGCGGCTACCAAGATCCAAGCTGTTTTTCGCGCGTATTTG GCAAGAAAAGCTCTGAATGCGTTGAAAGGATTGGTGAAGCTGCAGGCCTTGGTGAGAGGCCATTTGGTGAGGAAGCAAGCCACGGCCACGCTGCGGTGTATGCAGGCCTTGGTCGCGGTGCAggcccgagcccgagcccaCCGCTTGAATCACACAAAATCCACCCATGAAAATTTGTTTAGGCATTCCAATCAA GATTTGGGGGCGGAGGAGAATGTGAAGATCGTGGAGATGGATCTAGGCGAGTACAAGGCGGCAACAAGAGGCCGAAACAGCTACTCGCAACAAGAGACGGCTGAGGAGTACTCGTTGGAGAGCAGTCCGCAGTGCTACTCAGCCGTGGTGTCGAAAGCCGACCGCGCCAGGCTCCCATTCTCGTACCCGAAAGCAGAGTCCGTCTACAACGACTACCCCAACTACATGGCCAATACGCAGTCGTCCAGGGCTAAAGTCCGGTCCCACAGCGCCCCAAAGCAGCGGCCTCCCGAGATGCTCCTAGACAGGCGCCGTCCCTCCATAGAGGGATGGAACGTGCCTAGGGCGGTCCGGATGCAGAGGTCGTCCTCCCACGTCGTCGCGCACTATCCTTGGTCAGTCAAGCTTGATAGATCAGCTGTTTCGCTCAAGGAGAGTGAGTGTGGATCATCTACCACTCTGCTTTCTAATAACACCAACTACTGTAGATCCTTGGTTGGATTTGAG GTGCAAGGAGGGAGGTTTTGA
- the LOC125201254 gene encoding protein NETWORKED 1A-like, whose product MKGEISSMENEIGGLKSQLHAYDPVISALREDIMLLEHNALLQTKLKASRDHEPEILEVVGDDSEVAVEDSSLVSLQSLQMRVNAVGKLMEEMNKPVAPRRSISKSNAVDETEQVKSRRFLGRDKYEHSRRKGHGTETCNTPKLQKIKTKACEAKNGMLIKDIPLDQVTSSSLKGIRKKGSGRVDDQMLELWETAEDLTIGESLRRSFKITDKDIVYDEFENVRRLSDPPFTDSDVEKELRVDKWEVSRSSSSSELNREMSGRRVLERLASDAQKLESLQMTVLNLRGKLETNRKGYRKVKNVDLETVQEQLVEAEETVASLVDLNGRLVRSIEECHSPDRKKEGVKTRRRKVAEQARKGSERIGRLQLELQKIQYMLLKMEDEKKRNKFLKSKTVILRDFIIYNGRKSSGRRKKGPLCGCFRPSGSRNGSSP is encoded by the exons ATGAAAGGGGAGATTAGCTCGATGGAGAATGAAATTGGCGGGTTGAAATCGCAGCTGCATGCATACGATCCAGTCATATCTGCTCTAAGAGAGGATATAATGCTTCTTGAGCATAATGCTCTTCTTCAGACAAAGCTCAAAGCATCCCGTGACCATGAGCCAGAG ATTCTCGAAGTCGTTGGAGATGACTCCGAAGTAGCTGTGGAAGACTCATCCCTTGTCAGCTTACAGAGCTTGCAGATGAGAGTAAACGCGGTTGGGAAGTTGATGGAAGAGATGAACAAACCGGTAGCCCCCAGAAGATCAATCTCGAAAAGCAATGCAGTGGATGAGACAGAGCAGGTGAAGTCGCGTCGTTTCTTGGGCAGGGATAAGTATGAGCACAGCCGGAGGAAAGGACATGGAACCGAGACATGCAACACTCCCAAGTTGCAGAAGATAAAAACGAAAGCCTGTGAAGCAAAGAACGGAATGCTAATAAAAGACATTCCACTCGATCAAGTGACGAGCAGCTCGCTCAAAGGGATCCGCAAGAAAGGTAGTGGCAGGGTAGACGATCAGATGCTCGAGCTGTGGGAGACTGCTGAGGACCTAACAATAGGAGAGTCGCTTAGGAGGTCGTTTAAGATAACTGACAAGGACATAGTGTACGATGAGTTTGAGAACGTGAGACGTCTCTCTGATCCCCCCTTCACGGATTCAGACGTGGAGAAggagcttcgcgtggataaGTGGGAGGTCTCGAGAAGCAGCAGCAGTTCTGAGCTGAACCGAGAAATGAGTGGTAGGAGAGTCTTGGAGAGGCTCGCCTCTGATGCCCAGAAACTCGAGAGCCTTCAGATGACAGTGCTAAACCTGAGAGGCAAGCTGGAGACAAACAGAAAGGGTTATAGAAAGGTCAAGAACGTTGATCTTGAAACAGTTCAAGAACAGCTGGTGGAAGCAGAGGAAACAGTGGCGAGTCTAGTGGATTTGAACGGCCGGCTTGTTAGGAGCATCGAAGAATGCCATTCCCCGGACAGGAAGAAAGAGGGTGTGAAGACGCGGAGAAGGAAGGTGGCAGAGCAGGCGCGAAAGGGGTCTGAGAGGATCGGAAGGCTGCAGCTGGAGCTTCAGAAGATACAGTACATGTTGTTGAAGATGGAGGATGAGAAGAAGAGGAACAAGTTTCTCAAGAGCAAAACTGTCATTCTGAGAGACTTCATCATCTACAACGGGAGGAAAAGCAGCGGGAGACGCAAGAAGGGCCCTCTGTGTGGGTGTTTTAGGCCTTCAGGTAGTAGGAATGGAAGCAGCCCTTAA